The sequence GGGGCCGGTGGCGATTTCCACGGTGGAGGCAAAGCCAGGGCCACAGCAAACAACCACAAGCATCAAACACACCGATGCGGCCAGCGCCTGCGTCATGAGAATTCGCCTCATCCTACCTCCCATAAGACCAAATTGTAGGCTTACCGTTCAGAATGATTATAATCATTCTATCTATTTATGAAAAAGAAATTGCAAATCCGGCTTTAATGAGTACCCTTTTAGATAATGAAACTCTACACGATTCATATTTTTAGGCATCAAATACACCATGCTTCCTTCAAATGATTCTCCAGGAGACAGTGTTTTCGCCCCGAAAGTATCAGGCATCGACTCGTCTGTCTTAACACCTGAATATTGTTCTATTCCATTTCGATGTCCTTGACTGTCAACCCACTGAAAATCGTTTGCTCCTATACTTTCTTCTTCATTCGATATATTCACGAATCGAACAGCGACGACGATATATTCTTCATCTTCTTTCTTGTCTTTTGTCCAATACGATGCTTTTGCGACAGCCGTTACAGTTATCTCAAAAATATCTGTTCGACCTGCTTGGCCAAGATGAAGAAATTTCGCATCTTCCTCATTCGGGGGCGCTTCATTCGCAGGCTCCTCGTTGACCGCCAACACCTCTACGCTTTTGACGACTTCGCCGATTTGGCCCTTGTCGTCCTTGACACGGAAACTCACAGTTTTTTCGCCCGGCTCCGCCGGGGCCTGCCAATAGAACACCGCGCCTGTGGACAATCCGTAGCCGCCCATGTCCAGCGGCCGATAGTCGGGGATGCCGCCGGTCAGGCTGACCTCGAAATGCACGACCTCTCCGGGCGCCACCGAGTCCGGCCCGCTGACCGTTGCCTGCCCCAAGGGAGGAGCCTCGGCGATCATGCGGTCGATCTGCGCGATCAGTCCCTGCACCTGCCGCACCCTGTCCTCGAGTTCGGGATGACTGCCCTGGGCCTCCGTCAACACGGCGAGGGCCTCCTCCACATACGCCCGGGCCATGGTCAGGTTGCGTCCCTGGCTGGCCAGGCGGAAGCCGTACATGTAGGGAACCCGGGCCCTGGCGATGACCTGGTTGGCGGCCCTGCGCTCCTCGGCCTTGGCCACGACGCTCTTGAGGTCCTGGATCTTCTCGAAAATGCCTTCGTTGGGGAAGCTGTGCTCCACCGCGTAGCGCTCGACCTTGGCCAGATAGTCGCCCGCGGCCTCGGTTTTGCCGGCCTTGAGCAGCTCGTCGACCTTGAGCATGCCGCGGATGGCGTTCATGCGCAGCTCCATGTCCGCCCACTGCTCCTTCATGGCCGCGTTGGCGCGGTCGTACTGCAGCATGATCATCTCCGTAACCAGCTCCTTGACCTGGGAACTGGACCAGCTGACCACGAGCCCCGGCAGGAATCCCCCGCCCAGGGCGGCCGTGGCCGCCGTGCCCGCAGTCTGGGCGGCGAAGCCGAAACCCGTGCCCGTGGCGCTGGCTGCCGCTTCTTCGGCGTCGTTCAAGGCCAGAAGAGCAGGTACGTCAAAAGCCAGGACAAAGACACCATCTACAAAGGTGCCGATGACTCCGGGGTTCTTGACCAGGTAATCCTTGACCGCGGCCTTGGTGCCCTTTTCGGACAAGAGTTTCCGAGCCGCCCGGATCTGTTCGGGGGAGAGTTGTTGCAGGGCCGTCTTAAGATCGTTGGCCAGATGCGCCGGGACCTTCCCTGTCGCGGTGATGGCATCCTCAACTCGGTTCAAAAGATCAAGAGCCCTGACGCCGGCATCGTCCAGGGCGTCACCGCTGTAGGCCACGAGCTTTTTCAGACCGTCGGGGCCGACATTGTGAAAAGCCCCCGAGGCGCTCTCATCCAGTGCGACGACTGCAAACTCCCGGAGTTTCTTGCTCCGGATCATGTCCAGCAGCTCCTCGCGGTTGGAACCAGCCAGCTTGCCGAGCCTGCCCGCAAACTCCTTCAGCCCGTCCTTGTT is a genomic window of Desulfomicrobium baculatum DSM 4028 containing:
- a CDS encoding DUF4352 domain-containing protein — protein: MNIKALQRAGVLFLVLVLAGGGASLADELKQPTQAEIAQQVVVDDSMKAVMKSFLSAGLTYDSLPEGASGELRAALEYWKGNKDGLKEFAGRLGKLAGSNREELLDMIRSKKLREFAVVALDESASGAFHNVGPDGLKKLVAYSGDALDDAGVRALDLLNRVEDAITATGKVPAHLANDLKTALQQLSPEQIRAARKLLSEKGTKAAVKDYLVKNPGVIGTFVDGVFVLAFDVPALLALNDAEEAAASATGTGFGFAAQTAGTAATAALGGGFLPGLVVSWSSSQVKELVTEMIMLQYDRANAAMKEQWADMELRMNAIRGMLKVDELLKAGKTEAAGDYLAKVERYAVEHSFPNEGIFEKIQDLKSVVAKAEERRAANQVIARARVPYMYGFRLASQGRNLTMARAYVEEALAVLTEAQGSHPELEDRVRQVQGLIAQIDRMIAEAPPLGQATVSGPDSVAPGEVVHFEVSLTGGIPDYRPLDMGGYGLSTGAVFYWQAPAEPGEKTVSFRVKDDKGQIGEVVKSVEVLAVNEEPANEAPPNEEDAKFLHLGQAGRTDIFEITVTAVAKASYWTKDKKEDEEYIVVAVRFVNISNEEESIGANDFQWVDSQGHRNGIEQYSGVKTDESMPDTFGAKTLSPGESFEGSMVYLMPKNMNRVEFHYLKGYSLKPDLQFLFHK